A stretch of the Xanthocytophaga agilis genome encodes the following:
- a CDS encoding DUF2306 domain-containing protein: MKKLLFVLICVLALLIGTYPIIYVFVDHKNTFLNSKSSEVLDNIAWKSTFFAHIIFGGISLFIGWRQFGPKFRHKHLNLHRIIGKVYVMSVIISSIAGIYIGFYANGSAVSATGFIFLGIIWLITTLTAVVQIRRGHIQNHQQLMTYSFACAFAAVTLRLWYPLLVKITEDPSFSYMVVAWLCWVPNLIVANFINKKVCKI, translated from the coding sequence ATGAAAAAGTTACTGTTCGTACTTATCTGTGTTCTTGCGCTACTCATCGGAACTTATCCTATCATTTATGTCTTTGTGGATCATAAAAATACTTTTCTGAATTCTAAATCTTCAGAAGTATTAGATAATATAGCCTGGAAATCTACTTTTTTTGCGCATATTATTTTCGGAGGTATTTCTCTTTTTATAGGATGGCGACAATTTGGCCCTAAGTTCAGACATAAGCACTTGAACTTGCACAGAATCATCGGAAAAGTGTATGTGATGTCTGTAATCATCAGTTCGATAGCGGGTATTTATATAGGCTTTTATGCTAATGGCAGTGCTGTATCAGCTACCGGATTTATTTTTTTAGGAATAATCTGGCTTATTACTACTCTTACAGCGGTTGTACAGATCAGAAGAGGCCACATACAAAACCATCAGCAGTTAATGACCTATAGTTTTGCCTGTGCGTTTGCAGCTGTTACACTCCGGTTGTGGTATCCGTTGTTAGTAAAAATTACAGAAGACCCTTCTTTCTCTTATATGGTTGTAGCCTGGCTGTGCTGGGTTCCCAATCTTATAGTGGCTAATTTTATTAATAAAAAAGTTTGCAAAATATAA